In one window of Cololabis saira isolate AMF1-May2022 chromosome 23, fColSai1.1, whole genome shotgun sequence DNA:
- the LOC133423928 gene encoding NADH-cytochrome b5 reductase 3-like, with amino-acid sequence MLSYIIGLIRGGFDGIINLIFRLFFSKRRPAITLEDPNIKYALRLIDKQIVSHDTRKFRFALPSAEHVLGLPIGQHIYLSAKVDGKLVVRPYTPVSSDDDSGYVELVVKVYFKDVNPKFPEGGKMSQYLENLKINDTIDFRGPSGLLVYKGKGVFDIQPDKKTPAVTKTAKHVGMIAGGTGITPMLQIVTAIMKDPEDQTVCHLLFANQTEKDILLREELEEIQVNHPERFKLWFTVDRAPEGWEYSEGFISEDMVREHLPPPTDDTLVLMCGPPPMIQFACNPNLDKLGHSNSRRFVF; translated from the exons ATGCTCTCCTACATCATTGGC CTCATCAGGGGCGGCTTTGACGGCATCATCAACCTCATCTTCAGGCTGTTCTTCTCCAAACGCAGACCTGCCATCACCTTAGAGGACCCCAACATTAAATACGCCCTGCGGCTCATAGATAAACAG ATCGTCAGTCATGATACGAGGAAGTTCCGCTTTGCTCTGCCTTCTGCTGAGCACGTCCTCGGTCTGCCTATTG GGCAGCACATCTATCTGTCCGCTAAAGTCGATGGGAAGCTGGTCGTCCGTCCTTACACACCGGTGTCCAGTGATGACGACAGCGGTTACGTAGAGCTGGTGGTGAAG GTTTACTTTAAAGACGTTAACCCTAAATTTCCAGAGGGTGGGAAGATGAGCCAGTATTTGGAGAACCTCAAGATCAATGACACGATTGATTTCAGAGGACCCAGTGGCCTTCTCGTTTACAAAGGCAAAG GTGTTTTTGACATTCAGCCTGATAAAAAGACTCCGGCTGTGACCAAAACGGCTAAACATGTGGGCATGATTGCTGGAGGGACAG GCATAACTCCCATGCTGCAGATCGTCACAGCCATCATGAAGGACCCTGAAGACCAGACCGTGTGCCACCTGCTGTTTGCCAACCAG ACTGAGAAGGACATCCTGCTGcgagaagagctggaggagattCAAGTCAACCACCCGGAGCGCTTCAAGCTGTGGTTCACTGTCGACAGAGCGCCTGAAG gCTGGGAGTACAGTGAGGGCTTCATCAGCGAGGACATGGTGAGGGAACACCTCCCACCCCCCACAGATGACACCCTCGTCCTGATGTGTGGGCCTCCGCCAATGATCCAGTTCGCCTGCAACCCCAACCTGGACAAACTCGGCCACTCAAACAGCCGGAGATTCGTCTTCTAG